The Silene latifolia isolate original U9 population chromosome Y, ASM4854445v1, whole genome shotgun sequence sequence AATTGTGATACATCTTTAGGCCTTTCACACTTAGGAATGAGCGTCAAGGTAGTAGCATTAAACTGTTTTAAAAGTTTCCTATTCAAAATAAAATCTCTTACTGCAGCCACTACCTCTTTGCCAATTTCTGCCCACGCATCTTTGAATAAGCCACTAGTATAGCCATCAGGGCCTGGGGCCTTGATGTCAGGAATGCTAAACATAGCTTCTCTTATTTCTTCCCCTGTAACAGGTCTAAGCAATTGAACATGATGATCACTGGTGCATTTCTTGCCCTTATTTATAATTCTCATATGGACTGGTTTAGTAGACTTGCTTGTCCCCAGCAACTGCTCATAGAAATCCAGGAATGCTGATTGTACCTGATCACTCGTATCACAAACCTTTCCATTCATATCCTCAATCATAAAAATCTCCTCCTCTTCTTAATAATGCTGTCGAAATAAGATGTGTTTGCATCACCATCCTTTATCCACTCACCTTTGGCTTTCTGGTACAAGAAGCTATCCCTGGCACACTGCAGCTCCTTAAGCTTTTTGCTAGCCTCACACTCCTGACTTATCAAGCTCACATTAGATGGATCAGTACCCAACTGGATTTGCATCTCCTCAACCTGCTTCTCCAGGATACCAGTTGCCTTCTCAATGTCACTAAATCCCTCCCTATTCAGTCTCTTTAGACCTGGCTTAAGAATCTTAAGATTTTTGGCCAATTTAAAAAGAGGAGTCCCATCAATATTGTAATCCCACAACTCATTCACCAGGGGAAGAAACTCCTTGGATTTACCCCACATGTTGAAGTATTTAAAGCTCCTGTTGCCCTGCACGACCTTATTACTCTTCACTATACAAGGTGTATGATCCATCATCCCCTCAGGCAAAAACTGAGCATACATATCAGGAAAGCTATCACACCAAGCCTTGTTATCCAAAAACCTATCCAGTCTGCTGTAAATCCTCTCCTCAGGCTGTTGCTTATTGTTCCAAGTGAACATAGACCCTACAGCAGTAATGTCAATGACTTCACAATCAGCAACACACTTTCTGAAAGGCTCCATCTCAGCCAAAGAAGTAGcccctccaaatctctcattaGCAGCAAGCACACAATTGAAATCTCCAGCAATGGCCGAAGGGCCTGAAATCTGCTGTGCaatctttctcaaattatcccaCAAAGGAGCCCTCTCATTAATCCCATTGAAGGCATAAACTATAGTCAAGTATAATACACTCCCAGACACCAAGGCATCCACCTTCATATGAATATATTGAGCATTGTATTCAATGACATGCACCCTATACATCCCAGGTTTCCAAAGGATCCATATTCGTCCACCACTATGGTAACCATTATTGGTAGTTATACTCCAACCATTATTAAAGCTATTTACTGCTTTATTGAAAGCTTTATTCTTAATTTTAGTCTCCAGTAAGCCAAATAAACCTATATCTTTATTATGCAAACAATGACTAATATGCTTCTGTTTACCTACTCTATTCATACCTCTCACATTCCAAAAACCTAAGCTATCCATTGGAAACATTATGTGAGGGAGCAGTACCTTGAGCTAACACAATCTTCTTAGAAGGGGAAACAAGTGTCTCCTTATAAGAATAAGCTCCAAAATTTTATGTACTATAACTACCACCACTCCTCTCCTGTCTGTGCATCTTAACCAGTCTCTTTTTAGGCGTAAGAAAACATCCTTCTTCCCTAACAGCTGGTTTTGGTGGCTGCACTGTTTGAACTACAGTCATGACAGCTGACTCCACAGCAGGTTTAGGCATCACAAGCTTCCAGACTTTTCTTAATGTATTGAACCCCTTGCTTCTTGTGTTCCCCTCGTTTACAATGCTCCTGTTCATGTCCCATACCCTTACATTTGATACACCTAATCGGTTTCCATTCATATTCTACTTCCACCTGAATCACAATGCCCTTCTCATCTTTGAATTCAATTTTCCCAGGCAACTTTTGATCCACCTCCATTTCCACCATCACCCTGGCATAACCTTACCTCGTTCTCTCCTTTGTAGCACCATCACTCTTGACATAAATTAAAGATTTGCAGATTTGCTCCATGAATTCACAAATCCTCCCATAAATTAAACAACCACACTATACACTCAACTTAATCTTGTACCTGAAATTTCGAACCAAATTGCACGGTTAATATTTGCTAAGAAACACTATGATATAGCATGACAAATAATAAGCAAACACGTTATTATGGTAACAATTAATTAATcgtaatgtatatattatacacaTTATTTATATAAACAAAGAGTAAATATAGCCTAATAGAGAATAtaaaaaagaaacaaacaaagcTATGAGAGCTTACACTACTTTTGTTTTCTTCCGGGCAAATACTTACTACTTCATGCTAAGGTACACCAAGTCTGAATCTCATATATTATTGCCTATATATTATTGCCCTTTTGTTGTTGCATATCTCAAAACcctgtaaataaaaaaaaaaaaatcgattaGTTCTTAAATTGGATGTTAATAACACCACAAACATTAGAACTAATAATTACTTCAAAATATTATATACGTATAGGCTACATgctatgaaaaaaaaaatttgatacTACGTTTGCATATGTACATGCTATGAAAACAAATTTTCAATGTTGGATTGTTGGCAACAATAATGATTTATATAGGCAAGATGTCGGCAAATATTTAATTACGGCTAATCTTCTACTTGCAATAGAATTCTTGTTTGGACGATTAATCATCCGTAACATTATTTAGTTTATGTATAGGCTAGATGTTGGCAAAAATTTGATTACTGCTAAGATTGTACTTGCAATAGAATTCTTGTTTGGACCATTTATCATCCGTAACATcatttaatttatatttattatgtgTAAGTATGTGTTGTAATATACTTTGTAGTTGTAAGACCATGATGTCGTATCCCGCAAAATTTTTTTGAAGATTTGCAGATTTGCTCCATTAATTCACAAATCCTCCCATAAATTAACCAACCACACTATAAAACCTGAAATTTCGAACCAAATTGCATGGTTAATATTAGCTAAGAAACACTATGTTATGGCATGATAAATAATAAGGAAACACATTATTaacataacaattaattaatcgtaatgtatatattatacacaTTAATCGTATAAACAAAGAGTAAATATAGCGTAATAGCGAAtataaaaaagaaacaaaaaacaaGCTATGAGAGCTTACActacttttcttttcttttcttccggGCAAATACTTACTACTTCATCCTAAGGTACACCAACTGTGAATCTTATATATTATTGCCCTTTTGTCGATGCTGTAGGATTATATAGATGCTAAAGCagaattttaggaaataatttcctAACATCTATCCTAGGAACACATGCATAAGAtaatattgtaatactacggttttacgagtctttgggtactctatcgagtggggcttactctgtcgagtaagtatgtttgagtAACGAAAcggtagtctgcctgtagggtactcgatcgagtaaccttggcactcgatcgagtaagtggcactcgatcgagtacgagacttactcgatcgagtaagtcggtctttgggtgatatttgacgggttttgttaataaggcggattaatatttaataacttttcgtcatcttcctaaacacttttgcaaacctAATCTACTAATAAAGAGAGAATTCATCCTACGTTTCCTTGTTCTtccgctttattgacaaatcccggagctagaggagtcggtttcattcgttcttgatatcattgtgatccctgcgtcaagggtaagtcttacgtatcatttttatagcatttgggtagttttggttaaaccctaatttgggaattcggggttttatgattatattgttgtggtaatgattgtatgaatatgtgtataggagaagggttcatagaagaaagattttgagacagctgctagatcgtctgaatagtgattgcattccaggtagggtttccctactcagtattagttacatgatgtgtgtggtgattgtgctgtagttagtgattgttgattgatttagACGGTTgtaatttcatattgttgattgattcagacggttgtggtttcatattgttgattgtttcagacggttgttgataatGTGTAGTGGTTACTGTTTATCTATCTGTGCTCTTCGGGGTGCGTctttggctgagtggagtcacttgcgggagtggcttcacgcccttgattcgcctcctatggaacccgccacaggagggatgtgcacattaaggaacatgagtttatcgctcgatgagatgagcggggcttaggtgggaacggctgcggtcccccactggcggtgtggagtacctgttgcgatgggtactctggcagggctacacactttagtgtttagtcagttgtgtggaaattgatgatggagactggggattgatgtgttgattgagctgcttggtatttgcgtcatgttggtttgtatcgtgtaattagtactgaccccttttaaatgttttacaaactgtggtgatccattcgggggtggtgatcagttattgagcaggtatgatatgacgcgtatgggatagcttggttgagtcatcacgtggcaattagaagtcttccgctgtgtcatacgatgttttatagctttgatagttttagcagtagaccgtcttagaatcttgtatttcagtttaacagttttggttttgatcatgtaatcactttaaactatattgttatttaaattatgttttttcattgtcatttgattatcattgcctcgggtaaccgggatggtgacgttcttataccttaagtggtcctggtaaggcacttggagtatgggggtgttacaaatatgaataataataaaaaggCAAAAATAATGTTTACCTCTTGAAGCGTAAATTCCACAAATAGCTTATATAGAAGAGATCTGAGAGCCCCACTTGTTGCCCCTCTACTCGGTCAACAAGCACAACCCGAAAATCCACGTCTGCTAGAACGGAAGAGAAGGATCAATATCACTCTCTTACTTTTATGGGTGCTTGAGGCAGACGGTATATAGGAAGAACAATATGTTTTCTCCTTTGTGGTTTCTGATCGAAAAGCTTCATCATCACTTTCCATCACCCTAGGAGGCTAGGACCCTTTATATATAGTATCACTTACCATAATAGAGTCTAGGTAGAATAAGGAAAGAACTCATATTCTTTTCCTAAAACCGATGCCCCGTATCTGTTTTCTTATAGGACTAATACTTCCTAATTGTGCTTATATGTGTGACCTCATAGGATTATATTATTTTAGTCattaatcgctcgaaaaaagctccCTTTAATAATATAAATCGGCGAAGTGGTGATTGATCACCGTAACTTtgtgcaattgtgaaattaaccgccataactttcaattggagtgattaggccccataacttacataataagtgaaattaaacccctttGTCAAAAACTCACGAGAAATTCAATTGATCATATCACAAAAGTAAATATGGTTACCTTAGCAAAtggggtgctaccatctcggttgcccgaggtagtaagcATCACAGTTAGCATAATGAAACAGAAATGTAATAAAATATGGTTTAATAAAAGTTAGAAATTCCAAACTTCAACTGAATGATAAAGTACAACTCAAACTGCTAAAGTGTAACGTCTATTAAAAGAATAGCGGAATCTAAAAGCATATGCTAGACTCAGCGGCATCCCATCCATCCCGAAAGTAAGCTCAATCATCCAAAACTGCTATACCCCCTGCTCACAATTTCCCAACGGATCACCGCAGTTTTGAAAACATTAAAGGGGTCAGCCAACCAAACAATCAATCATAAGATAACCATATAATATAAACCAATCCAATAACTCTGTAACTAtcaaccatttcaacttcaagaACTAGCTAGTGTCCGAACCCAGCCCGGACACAACTACACCCCACAATGAGtagttgtggacatgggccacccgcgccgcgcgttggtttcgaggcagTAACACTTCTCCCACAGAATCTTGGTTTGCCAAaccacgtcatgggccgttagcGATTGGCGAGGCTTTGAAactggtgaaaggttgaataagcttgCATTTCTGGAGTCTttaccaatttattgtggaaaaattgaaaacctttcgaatacctcgtgccatgtcaagacacaaagtactaacatgaacactaagaactcgttacccttagagtTCTATGTCTAGAATTACTCTCGAGATGACAATGGATACGGATGTCCAAAGATAACTGGAGTAAGAGGTGAGAGcacgtattagaaagctctttaattcgaacacctaatcccccccctcccccccaatagcggcctctactaatgattagggaaattgttcatatttgatatgtcgtcgatctaatgcatgcaatgcaacaaacatagatttgTCCTAGcgtgtgaaattagactatgtcggttaacacgtgttttggCAAACAATCGGGGGTCGgagttggaagttagattcaattcatgtgaatgccatacaattaaatcatacataaaaataatcacgataaatgaattacaataatcaaaattACAAAGTACGagatttatttgatctacgtcaaaagcacgcttgaGGACGGGATTTcgaacaagaaaataaaaggaaaaataaaattgGAGTTAAAATacgaaaatacgtcagattagaggtgataatatggataatagttgattaaaaacttaattagaagctacgtcaaagcgagaaaaagTTCAGGGATAGAGACCAACCCATATCAGGCGCAACCTCAGTTGTGTCctccggaacaggcgcagcaatccCTGCGTCTGTTCTAGAGTTTGGCTCTGTCTGGGAAGTGAGAACCGCAACATCGTTATCTTTCATTGGTAGATTtaggatcgattattgatattagactcgaattgaagttTTTAACTGATTATATTAATCTGGGCAaatcataaaacgaattaaaatgagaaattacagcggtttacatgattacgatgaactcgtgtcggaaatacaaagaACAAACTTTAGGTTAAGAATGAATTTAGACAAACAAAAACTCgaaagaaaacttatgtatcatgttaggattccagaacctcgacatgaacatgTCGAACCCCGAAGAATCAATTTTGAATTAAAACGGCAAAAACCTGTAAGTATTGAATTAatcgggattaaggacgaataaGCATTGCAACTTAAAAAGGATTTTTAAAACCTGATTTATATACTGACAcaacaaagaaaacaaagaaaaatgaaagaaataagaaaaatagaaaattgtagaagaagaagagcaggagcagcagcagcctctggaagaggcgcagcaagtgctgtgaccttcgaagaggcgcagctactgctgcgtttcttctcgacgtctgacctctaCTCTTttgtaaaaacggttttaaaagattgATTTTAAGTCAGTTTTTGAACGTGCTCTTGAAATAAACCTTACattgatgatacaaaataaaagtacaataaacaAAATGGGagttacaccctcagacttacatgtttgacgaaacgagattgattaAAGTTTTCGTTTTAGTGATTACTCGACTCGAATATgtgtggaaagtgccctcgttagaggatttaggtgaattgattaggttgattaaacgtGGAGTTGcttaaattggtcggtctatgcaacgtgactgggacccagaaggatctgagcttgcgtggttgattgatcaagcacgtatgcgtcgaaagcaatagcgtggtctagaatgcaaagggagaagagaagagcggacactcgcgtgaaaaatatggaggacgaggcctctatttatagtaaacatatggaggagtttaggaattacatggatttggaaacaaatcatgGAAATATTCTGAAAACTGTGAAAAGagggttggagaagaggcgcagcagccactgtcATCCTTGGAAGAAGCGCAAcccctgctgcgtcctttccccagaggtttcctccttagcaagaaagattttcgcgttttttatggaatttcggtagatatacacttccttattccgtgaaacacaatatacggaagatatttccttaaaataTTTAAATTAATTAGGAATAACTATcaagagaattctagaacattccggaatattccgactcggcatttaaacggtttttagaaaaatGAAGcaatttttgacccggactccaaatgaactctaattactgtcaaaacgaccgtatcggcgcgtagatgacgaccaagggttTGAATCAAGTGTTTGATCTATCACTTTTcaatgaacttacgaactgtcttAAAATCGTTccacgtatcaaacatgcggcccaatcatcactgggtagttggcgagaggtgtagaaatgaggtatctacagagcccccactttgactgaggcttggacaaggcgaaagttaaagtatagctatcaggtcaatcaaagattacaacctgacgactatggcgacgcgaggcggctcaaggggtctgaatcaaggacctgtcatcgggaacattttagagtctgtcgactattggggagggtcgtttaaagtcaattagactacgtaaggaagctcgccatccATAAGAAGAAAGCATACCTGAGATGTTGAGAGCATTAGGACGTTGGAGGAAACCACTGGGGAATCTGCTCGGGTTGGACTCCGTTTCTGCTGTAAGCGGCAACGAACTCTTGCGGGGAGTATACTGATGACTCCGCCCAGGAAGAATCATATGTTGGGTTGACAACGGCGCGCCCATGGCTCCGCTGAGGGAAAAAAAATAATAGATTGACAACGACACACCCTTGGCCTCGTTGAGGAAAGTTGTCTAATCGACAACGGCACATCCTCAGCACCGCTGAGGACAAAAAACAATAGATCGACAACGACACGCCCTTGGCACCATTGAGGAGAAAACAATAGGTCGACAACGACACGCCCTTGGCATCGTTGAGGAAAAGGTGTAGATCGAGAACGGCACGCCCTTGGCACCGTTGAGGAGAAAATAATAGGTCGACAACGACACGcccttggcatcgctgaggaaaagGTGTAGATCGACATCGGCACGCCCTTGGCACCGTTGAGGagaaatgtaacaccccctcataccaaggtgccttaccaggaccaccctaccatgaaagtgtgttaccatctcggttgcccgaggttagtacatatcaaaaagcgtccgaactgagcacatttattaaagtactgtaaaatataaagtttacatcaaccaaactcaaatactattttaacaaaatacaacttcaaagtctgataataaaagaaacccaactaagactcagacggtgatgctatgacctgtgatggcacttctcccaagacagtccccaagctcacactagcaatacctgtcaagcctgctcaccatccccgaatggatcaccgcagattccacaaacaacacggggtcagtattactcaaacattaagacaaacaaatggaggaatcaactgatcatcgccaattcccaatcctccattcacacacaagaaccgactacacatgaagtgtgtagccccgccagattacccatcgcaacaggtaatcctcgccgccgatgggtgaccgcggccgatcccacctagtccggctcctcaacaacgagcgacaataatccatgtcccttaatgtgcacatcccctcccgtggcgggttccacggagggcgaactagggtgtgaagccactcccgcaagtgactccaccacaatcacaatcacaatacaacacagccatctcaacacccttacaccaacatagttacaacaatctccatactccgatgatcaacagataacaataatcacaacaacatgtcttacaataatagtaaactgagtaggaaaccctaccttaacaaCCAACAGTagtatgcaacacggacaatcaaaaaggctcctctacgaagtcttctcctatacaataatcatgtaacacaattacacattgcacaattcccaaaatcccatttccatatatatacagtaaccccaaagagtacaaataatcataaagataggacttatcaaaaaggctcctctacgaagtcttctcctatacaataatcagggaatgattagggtgtaattagggtaacgtagaaactgatgaagttacaatgatgttttgaaaactgacgcgggatataaaataatcttaaacattccctaatcaaaccgtcaaaataacactcgccagaccgaatactcggccgagtatcattatactcgaccgagtatcctctactcggtcgagtattcactatactcggccgagtattcatcggcagaaccaaaacaactcacaataacagcactactcggccgagtaggctctactcggtcgagtagtcgccaaagaaaatccgtagtgttacaatcttccccccttaaaaagaacttcgtcccgaagttcacactgtactataaaacaaaacacaacactacaccacaagactatactaaccacatataacaacaccaaggaactatatAAGTCACTACAAAAGTCATTACCCCGACTCagagcaaaacaacaaacaaaacaaaacacgaccgAGACCATCTCTTACCCCCCTAAAaggacaacggttacgtccccgtaaccaaacatacctgatcgaaaaggttaggaaaacgttctcgcatagcttcctcgggttcccatatggcttcctccacattatgattagaccaaaggaccttgagtaagaccgtctcaccattccgggtcttacaaaccttgcgatcaagaatctccttaggaatctcggcgtaggacaaggattcatcaagctcgatgttctccatctcaaggatatgcgacggatcgctcatatacttccgaagttgagatacatgaaaaacattgtgtactctatccaaagctggtggtaacgctaatctataggccacctcgccaacacggtctaaaacctcataaggacctataaacttttggcttagcttaccctttttcccacacctcataacacctcgcataggtgacacttttaaaagaaccttgtcacctaccataaactcaatgtccttgcggtgcaagtcggcgtagctcttctgacgatcttgagtgCTCTCATCTTtgccgaatcaactggatttgctcaaccatatcttgaaccaactgtggtcctaaaaccaccgtctcggaactatcatcccaacaaactggactttggcatttccggccatacaaagcttcaaaaggtgccatcccaatgcttgtatgataatctgttgttattgtatgaaaactcgatcgagatcaagcctgtcttcccaatcgcccccaaaatccataacacatgccctcaaagcatgtcttctaaggtcttgatagtcCGCTCCGTCGACCATCGGTTTCTTGGGATGAAaggttgtactcatctttaaagttgtacccatcaactcttgcagctcttgccaaaacttggatatgaacctcgcatcacgatcagaaacggtatccttaggtataccatgtaaccgaaccacatgcctcatgtaacccaatgccagctgcatcttagaccaagtatccatcatgggaacgaaatgggctgacttggttaaccgatcaacaatcacccaaatcatgttgttaccttgttgtgacctaggtaaccccacaatgaagtccatggagatcgactcccacttccactctggtacatccaaagactggatcttaccttgtggtctcctttgttcacccttgaccttttGTGGGTCAAACATCggctacaaactcagctacatctctcttcatgtttggccaccaaaaagtcttcttaagatctctataaagcttgtcaccacctgggtgaactgaatagggagtgcaatgagcctccgtcaagatcactctccgcaactctgcatcctcaggaacacaccatctcccatcaaaacgaacactcccatctagatggatagaaaacctggaagccgttccactctctacttttgacttccactcctgaatcttaggatcaagctctt is a genomic window containing:
- the LOC141629149 gene encoding uncharacterized protein LOC141629149; the protein is MDSLGFWNVRGMNRVGKQKHISHCLHNKDIGLFGLLETKIKNKAFNKAVNSFNNGWSITTNNGYHSGGRIWILWKPGMYRVHVIEYNAQYIHMKVDALVSGSVLYLTIVYAFNGINERAPLWDNLRKIAQQISGPSAIAGDFNCVLAANERFGGATSLAEMEPFRKCVADCEVIDITAVGSMFTWNNKQQPEERIYSRLDRFLDNKAWCDSFPDMYAQFLPEGMMDHTPCIVKSNKVVQGNRSFKYFNMWGKSKEFLPLVNELWDYNIDGTPLFKLAKNLKILKPGLKRLNREGFSDIEKATGILEKQVEEMQIQLGTDPSNVSLISQECEASKKLKELQCARDSFLYQKAKGEWIKDGDANTSYFDSIIKKRRRFL